GAATTTCCAAACACGGCTTACGAGATGTCATTAGGAGGCCCCGTACTTCAAAGGTTCTATTTAGTAAGTCCCGAGATTGTCAACGATCTCTATTAGCATAGGGACACGAACATACGTAGTATGGTTAGGATTATGGCATAATTGAGTAATAAActaagtataagaattcatgactttaagataattttgtaagtattaatgtctttAACCTTGTATACAATTTCGGCACTAATACGTTAAatctgtggatcgggctgcacgtaccgTAGCGACACACTGTATGATATCCTATGAGTATGCATGTatgaatctgtcacgacccaactaggggccgtgacgagtacccgatacttgtaccgagcaccccttatctatctcgtataaacagtgccatattttttttttttttgaaacatagaCTTGCAAACGTCGTTaatactttatacaacaacatcatAATGCCCAAACATCGTATATCTACTGAACCtgcctaactgtacatatctgtctacgagcctctagacatagtgtaattacacatagaaagggccgagtactatcgtgcccgaatatacatatacaaaatagtaccgctgaagtaaagctccggaacaactggagcactgtagagtactgctgataagctcctatagATCACGTCCACcagcctgctgacctgcgcggcatgaaacgcagcgtccacaagaagggacgtcagtacgaatagtgtaccgagtatgtaaggcatggaaaataatagaagcagtaatatagagcatgattaacaatatcagggAATCATAGGATCGATGATGCAGCAAGAAAATAACCTGCACGTAGCGAGGCCCCTTCTCGGGCCGGCTTTCATATGGACttgtccccctttttttttttttttttccttctgcaaCGTTTCTTTCTCGTAGACTTAGGAACTAGGGTTAATATCATGTTGCATTTTGTCACATTACGCTCTGCACTATCATAGTATGTCATATCCGGTCATATCGTAGCTTATCACCTCACGGTATTTTATAttctagcgtatcatgtcatagtgtggcttgccacaataTAGTCTAGCTTATCATAtcctatcttatcatatcatagcatttcgtgtcatagtatatcatcttattacatagctttcctttgaaaatctcttcttatacatatatgtaaaaataagatgtctcatattgccgaggcgtcggcagccgatccatttagccataaatgtacttcccgcgtccgggcatcccgcgtccgggacgatatcatgtcatgtaatgccaactgatcaggtggaaatgcgtgtataacgctctgcccttatccccatcttccccgtatacgtgtacatacatcatgcttatatgtcagcgtctatagcgctctgaatctttgATTATAGACATACTCTGGTATCATGTATGGATGTCGGCGACTATAGCGCTCTAGATCTTTGATTATATACACAGCTTGTACATACATATGTGTTTTACATACATTTACTTACAttatctacatatacatatagtgtaTAAGCGTACAAGGGGGCCAAGgagaatcatgtatccatcggagtgacgtaaggtcggtgacctccgattatcttatgaaaGGATAGTGATCATTTTGTCTTACCTCGGAAAGAAAACAAGTATTTAAGATGAGAGTATCAATGGAGGATAATATCATAATGGACGTAAAATAAAATCGGGGTATTATAGATGtcatttcatagactttgaaatcttctagaaaataaaatcatggctagggaatataaataagttTCAAGAATTAGTTGGTCACTTTCATGTTCGTATAAGATGCTTAGCTTAGTCGTCTTAGTCATAGGGTCATTCCGGTGGTACGTATTATAGGCATTCCCGCTTATCTAACATCATGGTCATCCTTGTCATCACAGAGGCATCCTCGTTAGAGGAATCATAGTACTTATCTCATGGtaacaagatcgggatcaaaggttcccttcggGTTCACTTGAAGTACATCAACCAATACTATAGGAAAGTccgggggtagcgggcccacctcgggccggatgaggtggcgtatattatttacatatactacaggtcatgtcattacttgtgagggttctagggtgatcgggtcccatttacgcacgtcatagaggtctaggaggtctttctatcattttgcgcactttctacttcaattcaattgaatgaaaagttgaaaactttaggtgcggattccggggattgaggtcgtccccgaggcttgtGCCCGACTTcttacaaccaagacatgccatagaaagaagggtgaagccttacatacctctctccgctcctttagctactccaaaatcgcgtcacaatctcgtcaaaatctgcaatttggtcaagtttaccaaaactttcattagtatactttgagttagaatcttaaggaaacatttggctaccgaaatttcgacagcacttcccctataaatactccatcccaccaagttcaacttggctaatttcaatcaacaacaatcccgggaattcaacccggccaaaatatcaaccacaattccaacaacaacaatactaacaacttccatattcaatcaacttactacttcttccaaaactttctaacttttatgaaaacaatgacaacctcataatctatattccaacaacatcatactaaataaaattgactcattctcttccattttttccataaccacacggccaacaccaacatacacactacaacttctcaatattcattcaacttccattttttttttccatatatcattcacaacaataacaaccaaacattaattaaaataattgaagcatggctcatacacatatatacatacacacggccatgtactatatttctctccttcataaatttcatccattttagcatactacaacacatataaaccatgtataacacataaagcaaggttagaattttacctttattcttcaacttctcacttgcttatctcttggaaacctatatgattttgaatttttcttgctccaacaacaacttcaccttgttgtgcaccctctacttgatagaaaataatttttggagagaattttttcaatttttcttggaaattttgttcttggccgaaaggccttggggtttctccccttctttctttcttttgagttcttgaaatttctagacacttaatggatgaagatgacttagtcatcccttATATTGACTAAGTCTTATTTCATATTGGGCTTGGACCCTCTCcaaggccggttgggcctataaattcccaaagaaaaccttcaagcccatttatattttgggctactacttgaaattcttgaaggcaatttttccaacttccaattttgcccttcgtcttcctccgtatttccacgagtcatgtcgtgaACTCCCCTtcatgctcttgacctttctcattatttccactcctagactcttcataaacaactcaagtGCCAAACACAATAAAATGTAGCCTCGCTTgtcgttttcccgcgattgtcttgaattatccaattacataaaacgcggggtataacatcctccccccctttagaacattcgtcctcgaatgttaaactcgccTCATAGCGTAACACatcatttcggggaggtctccgttGTAGATGCCTCATGTCCCTTAGCATGTCCATCTTAGAGGCTTAGATTGCCCTTTACGATCTTTACAATAGCGCTTCCTTCTTCGTGGAGTCTGCTGCGTCTATCccttcactagacatgttcctaTACATCGCCACCTTAGGAATTCCTTGCCTTAgtcagtgtggactcaatattggtctcACCCTGTGACCTCTGTACTTTCCTCCTTCATtcccaaagctttctgttgtcacGGCTTCCCCTTTTTCCGTTAGTTCCGTCCAGCTCGGCCTATgtgactcgtgtggggtttctaaccactttccacaccccaatttactctgggctacctaaTTTTACATTCGTTTCTTATTTCTGCATTTACGAAATTTtcggcatatttcccagggggtcacccatcatgaaattactcccacctgagcacgcttaaccttgaaactctgatgcaTTTCAGCGTcacggtgttagtatttttacttccgcttccccgtactacctatattATATAATATGGGGTAAGTTGGGGTCTCAGCAATGTTTGAACACCCTCGTAGCgaatatttctcttttaatgactattttagccttcgcaatCACAAAGATTCACTTTTTACCTGTGCGGGTGACTATTCCTCACTCTAATATCCAAATTCCTAGTATGTTTAGCAATACAAAAGGGCAGGGTTGgataagatagaatccgaatcaattaatgcACATATtatagaaaataccaacaaaaacaacaaaaaaaaaagtacctgtggccgcatcagcgggaggctcagggtcctgtcgtcctgtcagtgcatatatacggtgtggaGGACCGGCTGCGCTGGGtatccctcctctgcctcggccacgacctgctggagcctgggaggcctgtccctgagggcgtacggtcgacgatgaaccaactgcGGACCCGGTAGGCTGGGCTCGGTCTCCGTCATCTCTcaatgggcaatcacgcatcaaatggccaacccgcccacaagtatagcaagcacccgtacctgcgcggcactctcccgagtgtggcctgccgCATCGAGCACATCGTGGCGGGGGTGACATTATCCTGCCAGCATCAGCCCTAAACTGAGATTCTGAGGCTCGGGTACCTTGATCcggtctcgagtgagtagaacggtcaaacccCCTAtcagcaaatcgaggaggtgcactggccgccggttggtCTGAGTACCCGAATTGCCCCTGTgtctgtccccctctgtactcacttctagtcctggaaaaccggCCTCTCTTTCGGGAACCCCTGTCTGGATAGCGCTCCTCcctccgtggctgatattgttcttccaaattttgggcgtgggcctggatacgggtaatagtcatcccgtcttggagtgaggccgtcaagcattctttaaccaaatgtggccctaacccACTCACGAaacggtgcacatgatctcccctatccgctatcatagctggggcatacctggccaatgagttgaaacgaagactgtattcccgaacactcatatttccctgtctaaggtttaggaacatgtcggctcgagcccgtcgaacctctggcggtaggaaatgtcgtagaaatgcctctgtaaactcctgccagaccggagggggtgcatttgctcccctcgaagatacccAACTgctataccacagaactgccacatcccgcagtctgtatgaagccaactctacggactccgtgtcagaagcatgtataatcctcagagtccgcagcatctcatctataaagctctgcgggtcctcctctggctttgatccatagaactctggaggCCTCAAAGTgataaagtcacgagc
Above is a genomic segment from Lycium barbarum isolate Lr01 chromosome 12, ASM1917538v2, whole genome shotgun sequence containing:
- the LOC132625048 gene encoding uncharacterized protein LOC132625048; the protein is MTITRIQAHAQNLEEQYQPRREERYPDRGSRKRGRFSRTRSEYRGGQTQGQFGYSDQPAASAPPRFADRGFDRSTHSRPDQGTRASESQFRADAGRIMSPPPRCARCGRPHSGECRAGTGACYTCGRVGHLMRDCPLRDDGDRAQPTGSAVGSSSTVRPQGQASQAPAGRGRGRGGIPSAAGPPHRIYALTGRQDPEPPADAATGQQAGGRDL